DNA sequence from the Peromyscus eremicus chromosome 7, PerEre_H2_v1, whole genome shotgun sequence genome:
tatttttttttttttttggtttttcgagacagggtttctctgtgtagctttgcgcctttcctgggactcacttggtagtccaggctggcctcgaactcacagagatccgcctggctctgcctcccgagtgctgggattaaaggcgtgcgccaccaccgcccggctgcgtttttattttgtattttatttgagacagggtatcatgaCGAAGCCCTGACTGGCTGGAACTGTCTGTGCAGACCAGTAGAGTTAATATCAAATAATCCGGTGTTCACAACACATCAGCTgactggggaagttgaggcatcagctggagttccaggctgaGCTTTCTCTCCGTGGCTGGGCTTCAGCCTCTCTTTCCCACTGCAGGTATCTGCATTATGGACAAGCAGTGGTAAGCTCTGCTGGAAGCACTCCACCTTCCTGCTATTCTTAAGGGCACAGGGTTTTTACTCTTGAGCTGCTCTGcagttttcttctcttcctgtctctgagtTAGAGGGCCCACCCTACCCCAGACAAAGGGTGTTGCAGGGCACTGAGACAAACAAGCCTGGGTCTCAAATATGAGGGGGGCATCCATACTTCCAGAGCCAGCTTCTCAGTATGGGCAAGCAGCACATGTCAATTTACCAACATATGAACAACTACAGTGTGGTGAAACATTTATGCtccgagtttgatccctagaacacaCATGGTAGCAGAGGACCAGCTCCACACAGCTGTTCTCTCATCTCCACCTGTGGGcctacatacatcacacacacacacacacacacacacacacacacacacacacacacacacaaatacacaataataaaatcttaaaagaaccCTCATGCCAAgcctggtgcatgcctttagtcccagcttgAAGGATGCTGAGACGGGCAGATCTTTGAActcgaggtcagtctggtctacagagcgagttccaggacatccagggctacacagagaaaccctatttcgaaaaactaaccaaccaataaACAATTAATTAAGCCACGGCACCCCTAAGCCCCTTGGCTCCTGGGGAGCAATTCTGCCCAGGGAAAGTCAGACAAAGAAGCAGCTCCGAGTTAACTGGCATAACGGAGGACCAGAGTCCTTTTCAAAGTCTTCAAGGTGAGAAGGACTGACAAGACAGTTGAAACAAAGAGCTGGCTGGACAGAGAGCCCAGTGGTTAAGACCGCTTTCTGcaccgggtttggttcccagcacccacatggtggttcccaaccaccgtaactacagttccaggggatctgacccccgcttctgacctccgcaggcagcacgtggtacacatacatacatgcaggcaaggcatccacacacacaaaaccagggtgcCTAGCACCTTTGCAACTACACACCTCTGAGACGCCCCAGCCCAGGCCGGTGAGGGCGGGGCCGACCCCAGGATGGACCAGTCAGAGCTCCGGGGGCGGGCAGAGGGGCGGGGCAAGACTTGCATTGGGTAGTCAGCAGGCCGGAGGCGGCGCGTGAGGGGTGTGGGCCGCCGGAGCGTGAGACCCGGGCCTGCTCGGTGCCCGGGGGCGGGGCCTcgagggcgggggcggggcccgCGCTCTCCccgcctcccctcctcccctccctctcccggGCCCGCGCCCCCTCACCCGTGGCGGCCGCTACGCTGGCCGCGCTCCAGCGAAATGAGGTAGGCAGCGAGTTTGGCGTCGCTCCAGCCGCTGCGCCGTCTCAGGTCCACCCAGGGGCCGTGCGCCTCGCCCAGGTACACGCGCCGCACGTCGTACTTCTTCCGGGACTCGAGCCGCCTCCGGGCCCGGTCCGACTCTGTGAGCCGCGGCCGGCCCCGCGCCTTTCGGCCCGCCGCGCCCTCTTCTGCCGCCGCCTCCCCGCCTGCGCCCGCCTCCGCCTCCGCCCCGGGCTCTGGAGCCCGCTCCGCCATCCCCCCCACCCTGGTTACCGGCCTCCCCCGTTGTTAGGAGCCCCGACCGGAAGTGGCGCGCCTAGTCCGCGCCGCCGGGAGATTTCTCACAGGTTCTTCACTGCCCGCGGCGCCAAACGGGGACAGCTAGCCGGAGCTGCGCATGCGCGGGCCAGAGAGGTACACTCCAGTTACCCTGCTGCTTGGGAAGCGGAGGCAGCGGGATGCGGGAACTCAAGGTTATCCTCCGCTGTCTCTTGAATTCTAGAGCATAACACTATCTAAAGatttttttacaaaagagcagTAAGATGACTCTGCGGTAAGAGCGATTGCTGCCAAACCTGGCAATCCGAGTTCCATTGCGGGACTCAAAGGGGTGGAAAGCCAGAACCGACTCCAGCAAGTAGTCGGGTGACCGCCACACACCCCtcccacacataaatacataaacggaatttttaaaaagataaataaaaaaggagggtCCCAGGACGGTAAAGCCAGACGAGCTCATGCACAACATCTTAAGGGAAGCCACATGGCCAGGGACGAGATTTTTATTTTGTCCGTATTATTTTGTACCAGTTCAGTCTCTTGCTTCATGCCAGCTCAGACTCAACCCTGACCCTGCTGCTGCTGTGCCTGAGGGGCCTCGTCTTCCTCCTGGCCCTTGGGAGGACCGTGGGGAGGGGATTGTTCCTCCAGCCTTGAAGTTGTCAGCAGCTCCCCCGTGGACCTGGCCAGGCGAAATACCACAGGGACCTGTGCCAGCGCTGGGTTGGTCTCCTGCAAGCCCTGGATCCACTTGACCAGTGTTGCCTGGTCATGGGCGCCAGCCATGCACATGGCGAAGATGGGGCCTTCTGTAACTGTTAGGAGAGAGGAGTTTGTGCCCTCACCACCTTGAGGTACTCTGACCTCCCGTGGATGAGCATCTCCACGCATTCACAGAGCAGCTGCTATATACATGTTCTACATTTGACCTGGGCTATGCCACCTGCTTCTTCAGATACTATCAGGAAGCTGACCTTGACCCCAAACCTGGAGACTGCCATGTACCTCCCCTCAATTCCCCCTGTTGCTCGAAACTTaaatagtcttttaataaaaagctcagaaccagatattggggtaaatgctgaaagatcagagagacaaaggaacaagccactgccacgtctcacctcaccaactccaggaatcctctgactgaaatcctctgagtcctcacctgaaaggctcCAGCTGAACAAGCCTCCagctgaaagggacacttctgctgaaaagcctttagttcccaTCTCTTCACACTTtaccagccatcacttcctgggatgaaaggcatgtgtgcttcccagtactggcattaaaggtctgtgccaccactgcctggctcggtttctctcctagactgagtcaatctcatgtaatccagggtggctttgaactcacagagatccagacggatctctgcctcctgagtgctaggattaaaggtgtgtgccaccactgcctgcctcggtttctctcctagactgagtcaatctcatgtaatccagggtggctttgaactcacagagatccagacggatctctgcctcctgagtgctaggattaaaggtgtgtgtcaccactgcctggtatctatgtttaatctagtgggttgttctgctctctgatcttcaggcaaagtttattggggtacacaatataccaccacacccccaAATGTAACTTGACTGTTCCCTACTGACCTGAGGCTTGCATCTGTCCCGATTATGTCACTAGTCAGTATAGAATGCTCCATAAAAGATATAAGGGGGAGGGGCCAAGGAGGACAGGTTCCCCAGGGGCACCTGACCGACTGGAGACTGGGGGAAGTGGCAGTGTCCCAGCCCGAGGTCCTAAGGCCACTGAACAGGCTGTGCTGTGTTGAGTCCTGCTTTACCTTCATCCACGTCAAACTCGTAGTTGTCCCAACCGCTCCTTGAATACTCCAGGTCCAGCTGCATTGGGTAGTAGAGATTCCACTCTTCTGGGATTTCTTCTACTTTCTACCTCAGgcaagagagagcaagcaggatCAGAGGCCAGAACATAGAACCCCAGCTCCTCACCTGAACCTTCAGGACAGTGCCAGCctacctcttcccctccccctcttttgagacagaatctgtaGTCCTGGCTAATCTGAAACtgactgtgtaaaccaggctggccttgaactcacagagacctgcctgcctctgcctctgagtgctgggattaaagatatgtgccgctatgtctttcttgtttttttaaattaacatttacttATGCACACCCTTGTGTaactcagaggacaacctgcaggagtcagttcttgccttccgccatgtgggttctgggatggaACTCACCTCTTCCTCAGTGGGTGGCAGATCAGCTCTCAGAATGTGATAATAGACACACTTATTGTGCAGCCAGAGAGGGAAGGGACCCTCCACAAAAACAGGCTTGGATGGGTTGTGGCGGGCCAGGGCAGCTTGCTGATCAGGACTCTGGATTCCTGGTGTGGAGATGAGAACCTATTGACGTCTTAGCAGCAAAAGGCCCAGGGAGTCATCAGTGGGCCCAGAGGAATCTGGCAGAGACTGGGACAGGCTGGGGTCTTACCTACaatgtggggctgggtgggatcTGTGCCTGTCGAGTCACCGGGCAAAGACATCTGTAAGGAACAGCAGGGGTGCAAGGTTGTGACTCCCCAGCATCTACAGGGGAGCCAGAGAAAGCAAAGGGAAAGAAGAGGCCAGCAAATTCTGAACAGTTGTGCCAGATCCCCTACATGTTCCTCTTTTTTTGTAGCCAGTTTGGTCAGAGGTGCCAACACTGAGCCCATCGTGAAGGGGCCTTGGAGCCATCCAACTTACGTTCAGCCTGCAGTGACCTCACCCAAGTCACTGCACCTTTGTAGCTCAGTTTACTCATGTGCAAAAGTGACAGTAACCGTTCTTCAGATGGCACCAAGACCTTGGAACCTGGCTGGGACTTGGCTCAGTTggggagtgcttgcctagcatactgCAAAGAcaagtttctttttttgtcaCAATAATAGGAATGGAACCTCAAGGCAGGTGCCCTACCCACAAGCCACAAGCCCTGCCCTCACTAGGGGATGAGGCAGAGGCtcttttgtgtagccctggctgacatagaactcacaatgtagcccaggctggccttgaattcagaacgatccacctgcctctacttcccaagtgctgggattaaaggtgtgtgtcattacACCTAGCATCTCTTTCTTTATAAAGTACCCAGCCTCCAGTACTTTGTTAGAGAAACAAGAGGGGACTAATACACCCCGCACAGGATATTTTGTAATGGTTAAACAGACTAAGACAGGTCCAACTGTGGTAGTGCAGAAGGGCTTGAGCATTGTCAGAACACCAGGTGAGTGAAGGAGAGCCCAGCCAGGGTTGGCAGCTGCAGGACCCAACAAGAATGCATACCTGGTAGACAGTGACCTTGGCACTGAGGTCAGGCTCAATGTGTCGCAGGCCTAGCTTGGCCAGGTCCAAAGGGTCCTGGGGCAGATCTCGGGGCACAGGGTAGGGGTTGATATTCTTGAATCGAGTGAGCCACAGCTTCATCCGCAGGAACTTGAGCATGGGGTAACTTTTGCGTCCAAAAATCTGAGTCAGCAGGAACTCTGTCTCTGCGTTGGGCATGACTCCTGTGCTGAGCAGAACCAGGTAGAGCCTCAGAGAGGCAAGGCACGGTTAGACAGAAGAGTGAAGTCAGGAGAGAcagcaggaaggagaagagaattaAAGGGAATTcgtttttcataattttttttcttattttgagacaggatctaactatctgtgtagccctggctggcctggatctgtATGTAgaatagagatctgcctatctctg
Encoded proteins:
- the Ecsit gene encoding evolutionarily conserved signaling intermediate in Toll pathway, mitochondrial; protein product: MSWVQASLLARGLSRGWGGICRTALSGAPFAQVSLQAPRGLHCSPVTHKDDTWLVPQPPEPQRKPSKFPSGHEELFKQSAYGEQDKASFLRAVRSFGEHSVRKRGHVDFIYLALRKMPEFGVERDLSVYNLLLDVFPKEVFRPRNVIQRIFVHYPRQQECGIAVLEQMERHGVMPNAETEFLLTQIFGRKSYPMLKFLRMKLWLTRFKNINPYPVPRDLPQDPLDLAKLGLRHIEPDLSAKVTVYQMSLPGDSTGTDPTQPHIVGIQSPDQQAALARHNPSKPVFVEGPFPLWLHNKCVYYHILRADLPPTEEEKVEEIPEEWNLYYPMQLDLEYSRSGWDNYEFDVDEVTEGPIFAMCMAGAHDQATLVKWIQGLQETNPALAQVPVVFRLARSTGELLTTSRLEEQSPPHGPPKGQEEDEAPQAQQQQGQG